The genomic DNA TGAGTGATTGTCAACTAACTGAGTACTGGCAGTCCTGTGATCCATATTCAGGACTCGCTTATAGCATGTTCGCTGTGATAAGGACCAGGAAATGCctatttacacacatatataactcCATAAGCGCTCACACTCTAATCCAGTCTTAATCCACTTTAGGCACTGGTTCAAAATTAGACATGTAGAGTTGATCTGTTTATTGACAGCTGCTGGCTTTGGAGGATCTGTTTTTAGGGACCTAGGCGATAGGGGCACAGCCCCTTGCAAGTCATGTAAATGAAGGCCAAACAGCCGTGAGTTGGGTTAATGGCAAATTGCAGTGTATTTGAGTGTAATTCAAACACTACCATTTGAGCACGTACGAAAGTAATGCAGATGTCTGTGTTTTCCCCTATgtatataatgaagcaaaattGCTGCATTTTGTTACCATTCCAGTGTTTTTCTGGCACACGGCGATATTGAACTTGTAGCCCTATTCGTGATTATTCCAGTGCTAATAGAATCATCTCCTAACTGTCCCTCCTTTAGAGGCAAATAATAGTAGAAACACATGGGATGAGATATGACATGCATTAAAGACACATTGATTTAACAGTCTGTTCTGACTGCCTAGGCTGCTGTAACTGttatttaatcagtaacctttgTCTTCATTAAATCCCCCTTCTTCCAAAGCTCTTGCAGCATCTGCCCTCTCTGTTCTTACTAATACATGCATTATTAACCTTGCGTGATTCAAATTCCTGCACCCAAACTTTGGTGCTTGAATGGACAGGAACACATGAGTTCAAGCAGCTAGTTAATGTTTTAAATGTGACTAGTATGCAAAAAGTATTTCataatattacaattattatatttattccctCAGCAGGATATGGGAAGAtaaatccaactttttttttttgctttttacaaaAGTGTTGTGGGGGACTGTCATGCTCAttctatttatattaatattatttatattaaaagtcCTCAGTAGATTGAAAGTTATTTttgaatgtaattgctattaaaagtgaTATCACTCTGGCTGTTTCTattctctgtactgctggttcGGACTCCTGTAACGATGTATCAGAAGCCAGCTGATCAACAGACCTAGAGGAGAACTGGATTCTGCTACTtcatttcaagagtcagaaccagagaagagaaagggatacAAAAGTACTGCTTTCAGTggcattacatttacaaataactttaaaaaaaggtttaatgtaTATTAAGCTGCTTAGCATTACAGATGCATTAAATCCTGGAGTTGGTTCAGGATACAGATTTGGTCAAATTcaagagcctggctgaaccaaatttaAACCCTTAAAACCATGTGACTTTAGGTCACGTGATTAATAGGATCAAAAAATTTTCCCAGCACGTGGACTCATTTGCCCCTTCTATtgactaatttacatatgcaaatcagtttaGGATTTTGCCTGAATCTTTCCTGAAAGTTTGGGGGTATGGTGGAATTCTAAAAATAGGGATTTGGGTAGACAGGCCCTTTATAAACAGAGGGTCACGTTGCAGTTGGATGCAAGCATGTGTCTCCAGTATTGCTTAGTACAACGGGTGAAGTGGTGCAGCTCTCCCAGTTAAGCCTCCCTTTCTGTGCATAGGAATGCAGAATTGAGCTGACAGCTGGGACTGGCACCCTGTAACTCCAAAGGAGGCTGGATACACAGGGATACCAACAAACTACGAGACCCTAGTGGATTTATAGGTTTCTTACACCTAAAAAAACAGGGATATgacctttttgttgtttttacccTATCTGGCCAAACACATTGTGACCCAGTACTTCCCTTGTATTTTGCTGAGCTGGCGGTATTTCCTCGCTTGTTTACTGAGCCTTTCTTTGATGTCTGCAGGGTTACAGAGCAGGGACCTGTTCTTGGCTTTTGTGACTGTTAATATGATGTGGGGACATGATTTATGACCAAAGTTTGCAGGGTATACAAACCAggcaagttttaaaggggaaacaagtgCAATAAAAACAGCCAAAGGTATACAATGATACAGCAACCAACCCTAAGTGATATTTGCCCTTTAAGTCCCCTATTAAAACGTGCTAATTATATGCACATAGCTTATtgtttacacacacatttttgactacatatttgtatttatgtatgtgaACTGGAAGTGTCTATGGTTTcagttatttcttgcactaaacaaaaatataaaaccaatTTCACTTTAGTATGTCCTGTCACTTATGGTTCCAAAGAACTTTATAGTAGATGATAAATCAAATTACTAttcccctaaagctggccatagacgcaaagatctgatcgtacgaatcgaggattcgtacgattttcggaacgtgtgtggagagtcccgacatttttcgtccggcggagatcggtcgtttggtcgatcggacaggttagaaaatttctgtcggctgccgataatatctctgcgtgtattgccgatcgtacgattttcagtgggagactgtcactagctttggttggacatagatatcgtacgattgctgtcaggggcagaacattgctgatctgttctttaactaatctgactggtaagactttgatctgaatggttagtgaatggagatgggaaagtccgatcgtacaatgattcgtacgatcggatctttgcatctatggccaactttaggctggtggcaGATGTGGCTATTCCGGGGAgattctcctcttctttgggtgattaatctccccaaaatgcctttccgccggcaagaatgtggaTCGCCGGTCCTCGGATCACTTTATTTTCTGGATGGCTTTCGTTCCACCCTTAGAAGCCCCTGATAATAAGCAGCTCAAAggctgtttgtttgtttatagGAAGATAGGGAGCCCTGTTTATAAAGTAAGGAAGAGGTGAGTTCAGGGAACATAGCCCGACTTTCAAATTATTGCTTTCTAAtggcataaaatattttacataaaaaaataggcAGAATGTCATTTCAACAAGTTGTATTTGATGTGCTCATTTTTTATGTGTATACTGTCCATTTATTTGTATCAACATGTCTTCTGTAGAGGCTgagtatttttgtgatttttttaattttttttctgttttttttccccattgatgTTAATAATATTTAAGCATTTCCTGTTGTATACTTGGCACAGCAGAGTTTGGCATTTTTACCAGAAATCTAGGTATCTGTTAAACATACAGTAGTTTTTTTCAGTGAGAAGCTGCTCTGCATATGGAACACTGTGGCCCCTGTAAGttaattatactttattatacagAGAAAGCCACTTCCTCCCAGTGCAGCTCTCCAAGCCCCTCTGCCATGTGGTATTAGTTATGTTGCTGATTTCATCATGAAAGCACAATTTCCCAGAAAGTTAAGGCAGCCATACACAAGGTTGCATATGTGTCACTTGCCCGGCCCACTGGTTGAGCAGTCAGTCCATCAAATAACTGGTTTCCATAGGCCTGGAGTATGATTCAGCCTTTAGCAATTTGGCGATCCTGGTCAACGAGTGAATTGGCCCAGCGCATGGGTGGTGAAATCAGGATATGCTTAAGATTTTTATTGTATGTATGGACAGCTTTACTGTCTGACTAAACACATTGCTATACAATTATTTCCCACTGATGAGTTGGTAATCATTGGGGAATCACTTATGCACAAGATTCACTTGTTTTGCGAGACCAAAGGAATGGAACTTTGCTAATTTTGACCATTTACATGCAGGGCCAATAAGGCCACTCAGGCCAACCGTCTGGACATTACAGAGGCCTTAGTGGTCCTCACACAAtgtgattttcaaacctgtcctaTTTTCGCCTGATATCTGTCAGGGAGGCAATCTGAaagggcccatacacaggcagagaagcTCACAACTTGGTCTGAAGGAGCCAAATcgacatcctaaatatgagtgtATACTTTTATCGTGTATGTCACATATCAAACTAAGGTTTGGAAAGCTCTACAGTATTTTATGATTgtgtaaatactttttttttttttttcatatttactttATTGAGAAAAACATAGATAAGATACCTCGTGATTACAATATACATTGTTAATATGTAGACAATTCAACTCAATATTTTCCTAATTTCTACATTCTTCAGTTGTATCTAAGCATTGCattctattatttttctttaattagatGTTTATCAATATAACAACACATATTACGCTGTCTTTTTTCAGTCCTTTTTTAGTGAAATTTTCTGGTTCAAGGAATAGTAGTATGGCTGGAGAGTTTGTTATAACGTGTTCACCAATAATAGCAGAGCATACATCAAACATCTCATTCCAATATGGTTGGAGTGAGGGACATGTTAACCATAAATGTTCTATTGTCcctggattttttttcacatcgCCTACAGAGATCGTTTTCTATcaggcccattttttttttttaaaactgttggtGTTCTGTGCCatcttgtaaatacatttttcattgatTGTTTCATTGGTTTTTGCAGGATATTTAAGAGGAGAATTCTCTCTGCGTGACCATTTGCAGTTGAAAGTGTCGTGTTTAAACACCAAGAGATGAGTGGATCACATACTGCTATAGCCCCTTTAGCACCTTGTATGGAGGGTCTTCCACCATTGCCAAAAAGCCTTAGTGGACTCCTTAATTCTAGTGGAGGATCTGGCTGGCGGGACCTGGAAAGAGTCTATGCTCAGAAGTCCCGCATCCAGGATGACTTAAGCCGAGGTGGCACAAGTGGTAGTGTCCAATCCCTTCCTAAACCTCCAAATCTGGATGCAGCTCTAGCTCTCCTCAGGAAAGAGATGGTGAGTCTTCTCCTTCCTAGagtaaaggtggcaatagacatCATAATTTGGTTGtaggaaagatcgttcatttttAATACGAACTGTTAGagttgaattgtcagatatacaggtagaaacagtaTAATTCTTGCGcctaggggttgaattctcctttaagtggtgtAAAAATTTCCACATACTAGGGAATACTGTAGAAGTAACATGATACACTGAATTACAAGGTAAACTATTTGCTtcagaatatttattttgttttatgctgtaCAAGGTTTAGTTGTTCCTTAGCAGATTTACATTACTGGGACTTAGGCAAGGTAAGGTGATTATGGGACAGGATATACAGTACAATTTTAGACATTAAGTGATTGGGATTACAGTAAGGTTATGTGTGCAGTCACGCTAAGCTCTAACTGAATAAATACATTGCATCCTAAATTCCATGTCACATAGTGTAATTAGTGAGCAGTTTGTAATGGAACATAAACAATGGTGAGACATAAAAATACTTCCAGTGTTGTTTTACCTTCTAATTAAATATAAAGGTCCCCTTGatgtactttatttttacatttcttaaaataccatgatatttattaatattcttgggcaaattgtcattttttttgcatagctTGCTAACTGCCCAACTAGATAACACCAATAAAAGGGCTGTAATAAAGGGTTCATCTCATGGGTTCttctaaagggatactatcatagGGAGACGAATCAATAGAAATTTTTGGTGGCACCTCACTCCATATGTTTCAGGGTGTCCTCAACAGAGTAGTGGCCCCTGATAAAGGATAtttatatccgaaacatgttgtaagaaataaattacactgaatttgctgtgggtctcCAGAGTTCATTCTATCATAGGGAGACCCAAAGGGTCGTTCATTTGGTTGTATgcaaaaaaggtgcataaacataaaaatgatttttcaaaaagaattataATATTTTCCTACACAGATTGCCATAGAAAGGAAACTAATCTTTAATCACATTGCTTATGCccttttttacataagcccaactgaatgagcgtATACCAATTCCCCTCTTCGCTCACTACAAGGTTACAGAGCTGCACTAGTCATTCAGTCATCGTTTAAAACAATATCTAGGACAGCCAATAAGTGTTCACCCTAATTGAGCTTTAAGCTAATTAATAATATTTCCCATTCCACaactttgttttcttatttttttcattatcgtAGCTAATGTCATACATAATTGTTCAGCAGAGGCCTGGTGAGCAGTGTGCTCCCTACTGGCCTGTGTTCACCTAAACAATCTGCTACAGCTTGATTTCTAACCAGGACTTTTTCAGATTGGGCAACACTGAACATGCCAAGAACCATTCTAGGCCCATTTGTTTACTTCTGTGCTTATCTTACATACTTCCCATGTAGTATAGTGTTAATGTAAATGATTGtgtcttttaatacatttattacaatatttgACTTTATGAGTGATAATCTAGAACAAATCATTCCTCTGTACCAATGTGCTACTCAGGAGGAAGTGGCATACAGAACATTAATTGATGTCCGTAAAATACTCCCTAAATAGGGTATTTGTTTCTCCCC from Xenopus laevis strain J_2021 chromosome 5S, Xenopus_laevis_v10.1, whole genome shotgun sequence includes the following:
- the fam89a.S gene encoding protein FAM89A-like — its product is MSGSHTAIAPLAPCMEGLPPLPKSLSGLLNSSGGSGWRDLERVYAQKSRIQDDLSRGGTSGSVQSLPKPPNLDAALALLRKEMVGLRQLDMSLLCQLYSLYESIQEYKGACQAASSADCTYAMENGFFDEEEEYFQETGSLHKIGRENSEGIVSSISNEDWMLENI